The DNA segment CCGTTTTGACTTGTCGTTACAGCAGGGACTGTGGACTGGCGGTGAAAGCTGGATTGGATTTCCCGTGTGATGGCTGAGGTTGATTCTGCTTCCTCTCCCAAATATCCTGAAACGGTAATTGACATGACTGGTGGAGCAGCAAGCAATTGGGATTCTCCAAACGTCTGGCTGCTCTCAGTTTCCAGAGTGGCTGCGCTCGCTTCGCCACTCCCCGAGTTACGCGAATTAAGGTGGTTGATTACCAGCAGCGCATCTCGAGACGTGAGCCGCCCATCGCCACTGACATCTAAATACGGTGGAGGAGAAATGCCAGAGCTTCCCAGTTCTCCGCCGCCACGCGAATTTAAAGCGTTGATGACCAGCAGCGCGTCGAGTGCCGAGATGCGATGGTCATCATTGACGTTAAAGGGATTACGAGGATTTTGCCACGGAGACCGAAAACTATCCGTCACCGTGTTGCTAATGACCGTAGTGGCCGGATCTCGTGCGCGAATATCAATCTTGCTGGTACCAGTGGGAACAACGATATTGAGGTCGAGGTTTACTTGGTACTGGTTCGGCTGAGAATAGATCTGCCATGGGCCATCGTCCAATCGGTACTCGATGAGGCCAATGCGATTGAGGGTGATGTTATTCCGCAAACCCCAAGAATTCTGATTGGCCAGTGCCTTGACTGTTGCTTGACCCACGAAACGATAGATTCCGGTGTCTAAATCGTAGCTCCCGGTACCGGTTAGCTCGCTAGGCACATCCAAAACGTCAAAAATGCCGTTGCCATTGCTGTCCTGCCAGCCGATTTGAGCGAATGTCGAGGCTGCGGAAGTGAAATTCTGATATGCGGTTTCCAGCAGTGTACCAGCGGCCATGAGACTGGGCTGCTGCACAAAACCCGGCGTGGGATTGTCCCAGGCATTGAGGTTCTGCGTGTTATAGTATCCTCGAAACGAATTGTAGGTCCCACCTCCAGGATACTCGTCGCGAGCCCAAAACATGTGGCCGGTTTCGTGGGCAAACGTCGAGGCGGGTCGCGTCGAGGGCACGACCATAAACAGCCCGCCGGCAAAGGCAAAGGCGCGGTTGAACGAACCACCCGCAGCGAACTGACCGTCGGAGTCACGCTGGCTGTTGGCCACAAAGATCGTAAAGGCCCAATCAGTACCGAACTTCATTCGTTGCGAATGATTAAAGGCCCGAATGTCACGTTCAATGTCGCCCGTTGCCCTGCCCAGGTTATCCAAAAATTCGGAGACATAGAACGTGTAATGATTGGAAATGCGATTGATGGGCTCGTAGTCGGTCGAAACGGGATTGGTGGCGAAGGTCGTGTCTATCACAAACGACAATTGGTGGACGGTATTCAGCCGAGCGAGGCTTTCAACCCACCAGTCCATGGCTTGGTCAATCTTTCCAAGCGTTTCTTGAATATGCTGACTGTTCCAGTCTTCGGAGCTGGCGTCAACGCGACCGTTGCTCTCCAAAAACACCGGTGTAACCAGCACCGACCCTAACATAAATTCGGCCGTATCGTTGGGCTGGGCACCAAAGGGAAGGCCGGCCAGCAATCGCCGCTCTTCGAGCGCTTCGCAGACCAGTCGCCGACGGTACGACCGCCGGTGGTACGAAAGCCAGGCGGTCTGACAAGCCGTCCTACAAGGGCTGGCACCTTGGGATCGCCTCCAAAAGAACATATCTTCGGAGCCCTTTGCGGTGGAATGTGGTTAGCGGACCTTGAAAAAAGTGGATGAACAGCGCTGGCTGGCCATCCCTCGACTGTAATTAACCACCTGGACCGCTCAACGATCGCCTACTGCAGAAGGTCCATGAACCCTCTCAATCGTAGTCGAATGTAGGGGTTATTGCAGCAAATCGTCCAGTATCGCCTCCTCTAGCTCACCTCTCAAGGCGACAGCTGCGCGGTCACCGATTTGCATGGGGCCAAACAGGCTCGTTCTAAGCTGTTGCGCGGTACCTGCCTGAGAACCGATCTCTTCCCACAGCAGGTCGCAGGGCTCAGTCGCCTCCGACCACTGAATCTCGGGTAGCCAGTGCAGGTCATTATTTACATCTCCTAGATTGCGGACTAGTCTGGCATCGGTCTGTTCCTGGCCAGGAGTTGCCTGGTTGCCCGCCAATAGCCCGTGTATCCAATCGCCGGCCATAACCACCTGTGATGATGAGGTGCTGGCAGTTGGGCTTGGTGACGACGACGTCGGAATAGCTATTTGCACTCCGGTCGCAGGCGGAAGTACCGCTTCACCTTCGCCCTGGCCCAGACCTTCGCCTTCACCGGCAGCGGCTGGTCGAGAATTCAAATAGTTGATAACCAGCAGAGCATCAAGGGCGGTGACTCTACCATCGCCATTGACATCGACGTAAGGCGGGGCATTGGTCACCGTCGCGCTGGCTAAATCATTCGGCCTAGCTGGATCGTTTAGCCAGTTGATGACCTGCAGAGCATCGATCGACGAGACAAGTCCGCTGGCGTTGACATCCAGATTCCAGACCGGATTGGTAAACGGGTTAGCGCGAATCTCGACTGGCCAATCTTCGACTTCACCATCTGAGGCCTCACCGATGGGTGAACCAATAGCGTCTCGATCGGTACTTAACCGCACGCGGGCATAGCTGTTACCACGATTGGCTGTAGCCGGCACTAGGAAGGAGACGGTGGTCACTCCAGATCCAACAGCCTCAGCGTCCATGATTTTTTCTGCGTCGGAAAAGAACCCATCGCCGTTGAAGTCGATCCACAGCGAGGCGTAAGCCTGACGGCCCGTTGTGTTGGTAACGCTGATTTGAGCACTGGATTGGAAAGCGGTGTTCAAAACACCTATTTGCAGACCGTCATCCACATCGGCGTTCGGCACACGAGCATCGGCGTCCGCCGTCACAGTTGCTCCCAGGCTCAGGCCATCGACAACCTGGTGACGTGGTCCATTGTCAGCGTGTAACGACAGATAGGGCGCCGGCGCGTCACCATAGTCGAACCCTTCGCCCAGGAAGACGGTCAGAATGGTTGTGCCATCCACTTGATTCGGCCTGAGCGCGTTGCCAGCCATGTCGCGAATCGCCCCGATCTGCCCTGCCCCAGCCCCCGAAACCCCTTGAGCGCCTTCGATCAGCAGTCGATTGCCAAAAGTGGTCAAGGTAACTCCGGTCAATCCCGCATTGGTGATCGCCTGGCGAATCAGAGCTGCCACCTCAGACGCCGTGGCATCGGCGGGAACCGAAATCGCCACCGCCGGCGGTTGTCCGGCGATACCTATCTGGGTAAGAACCGTGTTCGACAAACTCAATTTGGTGTTGGCGTCTCCACCCAATCGTACCGCGCCGTTCCCGTCGTAGCTGGCTGCCAAACCGAGTCCCGCACTATTGATGGCCGACACCAGCGCAGCACCGATTTGATTTGCGGACGCTCCTGGTGTAAAGCGGACCGGGGTATTGCCCGGTTGAGCATTGTTATTGGTGTCCAGTTCAAAGGTGACTGGACTTCCGCTGCGATCGATCGTGAATGTTTGACCGTCAGCAAGGCCGCTCGGCACGCCTGCAACCAACGGAATCTGCAGGCCGAACGCACGTTGGACACCTGTCTGGCCTGTTACAGCCAGGCCGCTGGTGAGCGTCTCAAATTTGACTGCCGAAGCACCCTGAATTTGCAACCGTCCAGGAGCGATCTGACGGACATCAAGCTGTAATTCAGACTGTCCAATTGCAGCTATCAGCGCCTGAGTTGCCTGGAGAAGCGAAGCTCCCACAGGCAAGGTAACCACGCGATTGCCTGAACCGACGGGACCGTTATTGTCGATCTCAAACACGATGCGCCGCGTCCCATCATCGATGGCAAAGGTGGCTCCATCTTCCAGCGCGGCATCTACGCCGTTACTGCTGGGGATGATCACCCGAAGACCCAAGTCGATTTCGAATTTGGTCAAACTGCCGACTGCGTCAACAATTTGAAACTGGTCGCCATCCTGATAGGCCGTGGCGGGATGGGCAACGACGGCAGCCTCCTTAGAGTTAACTAGGCGAATCGTATACACACTTTGGCCGCGCCAAATACCAGCCAATGGCTGCAGGCGAATGACGCCGTTGGTCGAGTCGTAACCGAAGCGATAGTCAATGCCTTCGGCCAGCGGCGCCCCATTGCGATAGACCAACACCGACGATGCGCTAACTGTATCATGATTGATACCGGAACCGGTCATCGGGTCGGTGGGTTCCAAACCATCGATCAATCGAAGATCGAAATACTGTGGAGTCGCGCCAATCAGTTCGACGATTGTGGGATCGCTATTGCGGTCCAAACCGGCAACATCGTTATCGCCGGGACTCAACATGACCACTAACGGACCTGCCAAATCACCACGTTCGCGAGCGCCACGATCTTTGAATGCGTTTTCACCGACACCAGCCGGGGTCTCGACAGTGGGGTCATCTACTCGCAATTGTCCGTTGATGTCCAGCCGGGGAGCCAGGATCGGAGAGGCGGTGTAGCCCAGCGGTTGCTTGACCGCCACCAGGGATGGACGATCTTCCAGCGAGTCGATTGAGCTGTCGATCACCGGCGATCCCATCGCTGGGAACAGATTTCCAATTCCGGGACTGATGTAAATCGTAGCGGTGTTAGGCGATACGATGGGCAGCCGTCCCAGGTCGGCTACCCCGGTCACATTGGCTGTGTTGCGTTGATACAACGATCCACCAATCACAGTGGATCGACTGGAATTATCCACATGGATACCGGCGGCATTGTTGATCAGCACATTGTTCAACAATGTAGCGGTGGCATTGCTTGTGACCGATATGCCGGTCCCTCCGGCGGCATACCGATCAACGGCCACGCTGGACAAAGCTCCCACTGCGTCGATATCGGCACCTACGGAATTGCCAGACTGCGTTCCTTGACCGGCAATGTCGGTCAAACGCACGAAAGCCAGTCGGCTGTTGCGGTTGAACCCAAAGGCGTCGATATCCAATGCGGGTACCGCAGCCGACGCACGTCCCACGGCAGTCCAAGCTAGGCCATCAGCGCTAACTTCCACTAGCACCTCTTCAGAATCGCCCACTTCAAACACGACCAAGTCGGGATCGGCGTTGCCTGAGCCAGTCAGCAAGTTATCTGCAAACTGCAGTACCAATTGACCACCACGCCCCAGGCTGACCGCTGATCCGCCCGGTGCCGGTTCACCATTGTTCGCCGCGCTGGGAGGTCCCAACGCAACGTTGGGATCGTCCAGCCCTGCGATCGGGCCGGGCCCACCACCGATGAGCGGCGAATAGCGCACAACGGCGTCGGCGAAGGCCAGATTTCCAATGTCAAACACGAATCCACTGTGGATCGTCGGCACAAACTCAGCAACCGCGCTGAGGGAGCCGCCCAGGATCGTATTGTTGACCAGCCGCACAAACGGTACCGAAGCCGGTGGCAAATTGGCTCCGCCAGCATCGCCGACGACGCTGATGCCGCCACTGCGATTAAACAAGAACTCGCTATTCATAATCACCGCACCCGGAACCAACTGCTCATCGTTGATCGTGACGGTGTTGCGCGGCGTGCCAGTGATCGGAGCATTGGTAATCGGGTCGCGCAGCGAGCTGGTGACCAACGCTCCAAACTCCAGCGAATTTGAAACTCGGGCAGATTCGATGACGATCTGGCCTTGTGGTCTTTCGCGATTGGCTCCGCCGCGACCTCGAGAAATGATCAGTTCGCCCAACGAATCAGGGATTTGCAGGACCGCTTGGCCGATCATTACCACGGTGTCGCTGGTCGCACCCATGCGATCGTTGTTCAACAGGTTTGCACTGACATCAGCCAGGAAAGACTGGATACCGGTACCGTTGACAAGATCGCGGAATCGGGCGGCAATCGTCTGAGCTGACTCGGCTGTCACAGATCCCGTCAGTTGATTGACCACGGCCGTATTGAAAGGAAACGCAACCCGGCCTGGCTGGACATTCAGGGAATCATTGACATCATCCAGCTCAAAGGTAACCACGCGCGTTCCGTCGCTGACAGTGAATGTCGTACCAGCGATCAGCGCTGCAGCGTCATTGAACTTGATCGCCACTCCTGGACTCAACAAACTGTCGATGGCCTTGGAATCAACGTATCGGATCGTGGTTTCCAATCCGGGCAATCTGGGCACACCATACTCGTCACCGCCGCGAACCTCCAGTTGATAAGGTCCGGTATAGATGTGTTCGATACCACGCGTGTCGCGCCGTGGATTGGTAACACCGTACTGTGGATCCACGATGAAGTCGGTGCTGCCTACGATCGGACCAAGCACCATTTCACCGCGACCTGCCAAGCCGATGATAAAATCGTCCACGAGTACGCCTTCATGGGCGTTGTTTCGACCCTGCAATGAACCGGGGAAAAAGCGATCGGTGGTGCCGTCGAACCTCGTACCCGCATTGAAGGCACTGAATGCATCTCCGACAAACGTTGTGTTGGCCCCGAAGGGACCGGGATCAAAAGAAAACGACGATGGTTCGGGCTGCAAAGTGACTGGATTGAAAGAATCGTATTGCACTAGACCGGTCACCGACAGAGTATCACCACCGCGAATCGGGTAGGCCGTCGTAGCCCCGCCGGCAAAGTGGTCCGCCAAAGCTCGTTGGAGCGCGACGGCCACTTGGGCTGCATTCATGTCAGCAGTAATTCGCACGGGCACTCCGCCACTGCCTAAGGCGCCTTGAGTCGCAATGGCTGCACCAGGCGCAACTTGTACCGTACTGGCACCTTCCAATTGCAACCGACTGCCAGCGACAACCGGAGACAGCATTCTCTGAATACCGATCTGCAGGACATAGTCACCGGTCGAGCTGCCCGTTGCAGCGGTACCGGCCACGGTTGCACCGTAGTTCGAGTTGCCTGCGGAACTAACGCCAATGAAGTATGTTCCATCGGCTGGAGCCGTGAAACTCAGTAGACTATTTGTCGTTCCTGGAGCGTTATCGTTCTGTACTAATGAGCCATCCGTCCGACGCAATGGTTGCCCCTGCCCGTCGAAAACTCGCAGAAATGTGTCAAGTGAACTGCCTGGAGTTGCCTGAGCTTGCACAATGACCGTGGCGCCGCGGTGGGCGAAAACACGCACCATATCCACATCCATGGCCGCGTTGCTGAGCGCTGCATTATCGCCAATGCGCCCAGTACCGCTGATCAGCATCGAGCTACCGTCGGCTCCGCTGGCCTGAGCCTTAGTGATGATGTCGTTCTGCTCTGACGTAAATGACAATCCACTGATCACGCTACCCGAGGCGGGGCGTGTCAGGATGGCTTGCTGCAAAGCGGTTGCCAGTTGCTCAGCGCTCATCGCTGGGCTATAGACTACCGCCACATCCGGCGCAGACACGGGAGCACCTGTGGTGAAGACGAAGCGAGTCCCGTCGATCGTTACCGCGTCACCCTGGCGTACCGCGCTGCCCGACGGCAAAATTAGCGACACACCCATTTCGATTTCGAACCGCTGACCATTCAAAAGTAACGCCTGTCCGTCGGACAACCGGTTGGCACCGACCGTGCGAATTTCCGGTCCCTTGCCACCGCGCAATCCATATCCAAAACCGCCAGCCGATGCAAACTCGATCCGGATCTTGACGTTGTCCTGTCCAGCGAACAAATGCAGTGGAATGCGCGCTTGCCGCCACTGGCCAGTGTTGTCGAACAGCCGTTGAACTTCATCGTTACCCGAAACCGACAAGTCCAGCTCATCATCGAAATTGCGGTTATTGCGAATGCTATGCGCAGGGTCGTTATTGGTCGCCGTCAGAATCCATCGGCCATCTTCGCCAGCGACATATACACGGAACGAATCCCGCATGTAGTCGTTGGCATCGCTGCCCAGTGGCAAATCGGAGGCGGCGCCTTCCGAAGCAAAGAAATAGTTGAAATAGAGCGTCGGCTGGTCACCTGCGCTGACTCCTCGAAGGTTGAACGGCAGACTCTCCAGAGCACCCGCTGCACCACCGGGAAAGTTATAAGTCAAATGGTTGGGACTGCCGGTATTTTCCAAGCCAAAGTAGAAACTGCTGCCGCCCGTTTCGGCGATTCGGGAATTATTGCTGGTCTGCTCCAAACCATGACCAGGATCATCAGCACGCCGCCCTGTAGTGTGCCACAAGTTGGTGTTGAGTGTCGAGAATGTCAAGCCGGTAGCACTGGTCAGGCCAGTCGAGATTCTGGTAGCTCCATTGGCGAAGACGCGCTGAGGAACTCCATTGGTATCGAACGCATGGACGTTCCCCGATGTGTCCAACCCGAACAGTATCTGCGTCAGTTGTCCGCCACTCACGTTGGCCGGGCCAGCCACCAGTGACGAGAACTGAATGCCTGTCAGCGCGTAGGAACTATTCACATACGTGCCGACGTTACCGGTGCGCGGTATCGATGGATTATCCACAAAGAATAGACCACCGGTGTCACTGACCGCGTACATCCGGTTGCCGATCATAGCCGCCCCGGTAATGATACCTCCCGGAGCCACACCCCGAGCATGCAGTGGTCCTGCACTCAATACTAATGCTCCCACCAATTGCAGAGTATCACCGCTGGTGGTTGCGCTCAAACCGGGAATACCGGACTGGTTAATGGCAACTGCCAGACGCTGAGCAACCGTTTGAGCCGTGTCCGACGCCAACACATTGACCGAAATATTCCCGCCAGCCACGTTCCCACTGCTACCAAAATCAACGAACACTCCATCCTGAACTAGTTGCGTAAATGCGCCCGTGGTAGCCCCACTAAAATTCATCCTGCCGGCGTGGAAACTCACCGTGATATTGCTGGGCATGGCTGCGGCGATTGCATCTACGAATTGTTGCAGCGATGCGCCGGGCGCTAATCGAATTCCCACAGCACCCGGCGTCACCGAGGGTCCGCCGAGACTTAGGTCAAATTCATAAGTCACACCGTCCAGAATGAACTGTCTGCCATCGGCTACAGAGATGCCCTGAGCCGGGTTGTAACGCACTTCGACTTCTGGACCAAAATTGAACTCAAATCGCGTGACGAAGTTTGTGCTGTCGATCAGGCTGACCACGTTTCCATCTCGGATGATGCGATCTGGAGACGAACCGGCACTACCGGCGGTTGTGGCTCTGCCGACCAACTGCGAGGCGCGAGTGACAGCATTCCCCGCGAGGTCGCGTGTAAAGGTGTCGATGTAGCCACGCTCAACAACGCTGCTGCCAACGCCTACACCGCGGGCATTGCCCTCGCGACGGAAGCCAGGGTCATTGTCAAAGCTGATCGCTTGACCATCGTTAGGATTGATTTCAAAAATCACGTTCGTGAATCGAGTCACACCAGGCCGCGTCTGACCCAGTGGCGGATCACTATCGGTGATAAACCGCGGGGACGAGTAGCTTGGCTCGACACCTGCGGGCGTCGGCCGACTGGCCACGATGAAGCCTCGCTCCCGATCTCCCAAGCGGCCAAAGGTCAGCGCTTCTGGATTCCAGCCGTCATTGCTGTCGATGACGGCATCCAAAGCTTGATTGAGACTAAACGTGTCCAGTGTGGCATCAGCGGATGACACCTCTTCGGTGATGGGATTGACCGTGAAGTAGTTCAAAAAGGTATCGCGATCGCCATTCTGAGTGACGACGGCAGTCCGCGGCCGATCAAAGGCCTGCATCTGGCCGTTGACGCGCATAGTTAAGTCCTGAATGTCACCCGCGACTCGTCCAAACTGATTACGAACCTCGCCGGTGAATGGATTAACCAAATAGACATTCGTTAACTCTACGCCATTGGATCGTCCCACATTCTGCGTCACATACATCACCATGTCTGACAGATCGAAGGGCACGACAGACTGGATGGGATCAAACAACACATCCATCACAGGCGGTAGTCCGGTCGAACCAATGCTAAAGTTGACATGGTCCTCGGCAATAAGCTGGAGACTGTCGATGGGTTGCAGTCGCACCCTGCTGAAGGGACTGTTGGGATCGGTGTACTGGGACATCACCGCCGGCACCATCCGCAGATTGGTCACGGCTACGTAGTAAGTACCGACCGGAAGTTCGTAGGCCCCGACCAGCGGATCGAGATTCCCGAAGGAACCGCGTGACAAATCGGAGTGATTCTGTCCAGCCACAGCCGACGCTTGGTCATCGACGTGCCCGCTGCTCAGGCCACTCAAAATCAGGGTGCCTGCTGCGTTAAACAAGTAAATCGAGGTATCCGGGCGCCCGATACCATCGGCATAGTCCACGTCAAAAATCGTGGCAAAATACTCGCGCAGGCCAGAGGGAGTGATCCGTTGATACTGCAGATCAAACCGATACCAGTCCACGTCGTTCAAATTGTCCAGCGCACCAGAAACGCTCAGTGCCTGTCGATTGGTAGCCAGCAGATTGCCGATGGGCTGCGCGTTTGCAAATGTATCGTTGCGGGGGCCGGTTAAGCTGCGTTCGATTTCACCAATCTCGCCCAGCAGCGGTGAATTACTGGGAACGCCACGCAGGTGCAGGCCGTTGGTCGCATAGCGAATGTCGGCATAGCTGACACCCGAGCCGGGTACTTCATCGTCCTGGCCGAGGCGAATTTGCAATAGGTAACTACCCGTAGTCAGCCCCCGTCCGACCGATGCAGATGTCAGCAGATCGCTGATCGGATCGCCATCGCGCAGGCTGCTGCTGCGCACGCGCACATGGTACAGATTCGTGCCGCCTGGATTGCCCGGCAGGACAACGCGCATCCCTGCATCTCGTGGATTGGTGCTATTCAAATCCTTGGGAGCGCCTTGAGCAGACGCGTAATAGAACTCGGGCATGCTCTTGCGCAGCGGATTGACACTGAACTGTGGCATGTCGGCCGCGCGGAACAACAGCGACGGATCGGCCTCTTCGGCTAGCGAGTTCATGGACAGGGCCAGCGTGCGCCCATCGGCACTGACGAGTTCGACGACCGTATCCAAGGAGTTATCCGTACGGTCAATATCCAGCCAGACTTCAGAACCGGCATCCGCCAAAAAGCTGTAGACATCGACATCGCCTGGGTGAGCGATGTTGCCCAATACATGAAAGCCCAGTCTACGATTCTCGTCATCGCTCTTCTCGCGACGAGCAATGCCTCCTAGATACTGGGCCGAAAACGTGGTGTTATTCGTCCCGGAAATGCGTGAACCGCTGGATTCGTTCTCGACAACCACCGCTAGGTTACGGTCGTTGCTGTAGGTGTCCAGCAAAATACCGCGCCAATCACCGGCCGATGCTGACGAGCTGGGGTTGCGCGGGATCAATTCCAGGAAAGAGGTCACTACCGAACGATTGGCTGTGGCTTGGACGTCCCACGCGAATGCCGAGGTCACGTCG comes from the Pirellulaceae bacterium genome and includes:
- a CDS encoding protein containing Planctomycete extracellular domain protein, which produces MFFWRRSQGASPCRTACQTAWLSYHRRSYRRRLVCEALEERRLLAGLPFGAQPNDTAEFMLGSVLVTPVFLESNGRVDASSEDWNSQHIQETLGKIDQAMDWWVESLARLNTVHQLSFVIDTTFATNPVSTDYEPINRISNHYTFYVSEFLDNLGRATGDIERDIRAFNHSQRMKFGTDWAFTIFVANSQRDSDGQFAAGGSFNRAFAFAGGLFMVVPSTRPASTFAHETGHMFWARDEYPGGGTYNSFRGYYNTQNLNAWDNPTPGFVQQPSLMAAGTLLETAYQNFTSAASTFAQIGWQDSNGNGIFDVLDVPSELTGTGSYDLDTGIYRFVGQATVKALANQNSWGLRNNITLNRIGLIEYRLDDGPWQIYSQPNQYQVNLDLNIVVPTGTSKIDIRARDPATTVISNTVTDSFRSPWQNPRNPFNVNDDHRISALDALLVINALNSRGGGELGSSGISPPPYLDVSGDGRLTSRDALLVINHLNSRNSGSGEASAATLETESSQTFGESQLLAAPPVMSITVSGYLGEEAESTSAITREIQSSFHRQSTVPAVTTSQNGLDRYLCDHALSELGGHDESEYGEYTEPVDALIQVLASSKLAIKA